The nucleotide window CACGGTGGCAACTTCTAAAGAAGCAGCAACATGAACGGTTTCAGCTGAAGCAGGAATTGTAATCCCAATTGCTGCAGTagtcacttcttcatttaaaagttcttctattccaggaacttcaagtgcaggagaaggagtatcagtagactgttggctttgctcgatggtatctacgactttggccagttcagactgcaagtcaaaaccttcttgagcagcttccgtcaaagcatcacgacgagatttcaggaaagcccaactcacctctatgttaaaattttcctctagaagtccatattccttttcccacatagcaagatcgtattttaagatttgatattcagctaaatgggaatcaagggaagcttcaagagaagcatgataactcttcaaggcatgaatctcgtcagaagaagtctgtaagtcagcctgagcttgagtcaagctttgcactaactctcctgcatattcttccttcctagccaaaagtgccttcagctccctaacttcttcactagccctggataattgttctgacaaagagcattccaaaatctctttgtctcttttcaattggcttgaagaggctttgacagttgccagttcagaagttaaaccacggttttgctgctccaggagatttttatcttcttgcaactcctttatggtcccttgagcattctcgaactgctccttccaattggttgtttcaagctgggctcccctaactatttcttcggcctcgtggacagtcttttcagactcacgagcttttctttccagtagggaaattcttcccattaattccgtgccaataaggttagcctacagagaTAACTCATAGAAATGAGAGATTgaagataatttaaaaaaaaaaaacttgttggtaaaaataccttcaaagtagaatgaactacgtcattcatcaga belongs to Nicotiana tabacum cultivar K326 chromosome 6, ASM71507v2, whole genome shotgun sequence and includes:
- the LOC142181755 gene encoding uncharacterized protein LOC142181755, whose protein sequence is MTAKVAMVIRMSANAALDLDKARALLPKRKATKESSEEEEVGTSLITRPRVRRRIIIDDEVENTPARTSTTEPVLIHSDEDAESRDNNESIQHLFNSGFGSGELGLVFDEAPLSSFVPISSIPLPTVSISLPVLTTSVLLPVSTAPISIPLAVSTAPASAPALVSTSFPSIPSIAPLPSVHHTETGSSSGSMTMRSVTLEVPANHSLLRKTGRADVWLEPLIGDIEKKKMESHSCLTLMNDVVHSTLKANLIGTELMGRISLLERKARESEKTVHEAEEIVRGAQLETTNWKEQFENAQGTIKELQEDKNLLEQQNRGLTSELATVKASSSQLKRDKEILECSLSEQLSRASEEVRELKALLARKEEYAGELVQSLTQAQADLQTSSDEIHALKSYHASLEASLDSHLAEYQILKYDLAMWEKEYGLLEENFNIEVSWAFLKSRRDALTEAAQEGFDLQSELAKVVDTIEQSQQSTDTPSPALEVPGIEELLNEEVTTAAIGITIPASAETVHVAASLEVATVPMAESEINIATSDVLTPSIG